One stretch of Oncorhynchus masou masou isolate Uvic2021 chromosome 9, UVic_Omas_1.1, whole genome shotgun sequence DNA includes these proteins:
- the LOC135545898 gene encoding GTP-binding nuclear protein Ran isoform X2, with product MAEGEPQVQFKLVLVGDGGTGKTTFVKRHLTGEFEKKYVATLGVEVHPLVFHTNRGAIKYNVWDTAGQEKFGGLRDGYYIQAQCAIIMFDVTSRVTYKNVPNWHRDLVRVCENIPIVLCGNKVDIKDRKVKAKSIVFHRKKNLQYYDISAKSNYNFEKPFLWLARKLIGDPNLEFVAMPALAPPEILMDPSLAAQYEHDLKVASETALPDEDDDL from the exons ATGGCAGAGGGAGAGCCGCAGGTCCAGTTCAAG CTTGTGTTGGTTGGCGATGGGGGAACGGGAAAGACCACTTTCGTCAAAAGACATTTGACGGGAGAGTTTGAGAAGAAATATGTTG CCACGCTGGGAGTGGAGGTGCACCCGCTGGTATTCCACACCAACAGAGGGGCCATCAAATATAATGTGTGGGACACAGCCGGGCAGGAGAAGTTTGGAGGGCTCCGAGATGGCTACTACATCCAAG CCCAGTGCGCAATCATCATGTTTGACGTCACGTCCCGAGTCACCTACAAGAACGTACCCAACTGGCATCGTGATCTGGTGCGAGTCTGTGAGAACATTCCCATAGTCCTCTGCGGCAACAAGGTAGACATCAAAGACCGGAAAGTCAAAGCCAAGAGCATCGTATTCCATCGCAAGAAGAACCTCCAG tacTACGACATCTCTGCCAAGAGTAATTACAACTTTGAGAAGCCCTTCCTGTGGCTAGCACGGAAGCTGATTGGCGACCCCAACCTGGAGTTCGTGGCCATGCCCGCTCTCGCCCCACCAGAGATCCTCATGGACCCCTCCCTCGCAGCGCAGTACGAGCATGACCTCAAA gttGCATCAGAAACAGCGCTCCCAGATGAAGATGATGACCTTTAA
- the LOC135545899 gene encoding NADH-ubiquinone oxidoreductase subunit 8-like has product MSTAVRLLYCTRPGTFGVISPGLVRHLSLSVQRGMYKYVNAKELPLDMRSITDRAAQTLLWTELFRGLGMTMSYLFREPATINYPFEKGPLSPRFRGEHALRRYPNGEERCIACKLCEAVCPAQAITIEAETRADGSRRTTRYDIDMTKCIYCGFCQEACPVDAIVEGPNFEFATETHEELLYNKEKLLNNGDQWESEIAANIQADYLYR; this is encoded by the exons ATGTCTACTGCAGTGCGTTTGCTTTACTGCACCAGGCCAG GCACCTTTGGAGTTATCAGCCCCGGTTTGGTTCGACACTTAAGCCTCAGTGTGCAGAGAGGGATGTACA agtatgTGAATGCCAAGGAACTTCCTCTTGATATGAGGTCCATCACAGACCGAGCTGCTCAGACTCTCCTGTGGACCGAGCTCTTCAGAG GATTGGGGATGACTATGAGTTACCTATTCCGCGAGCCCGCTACCATCAACTACCCGTTTGAGAAGGGTCCCCTGTCTCCTCGTTTCCGTGGTGAACACGCTCTGCGCCGGTACCCCAACGGAGAGGAGCGCTGTATCGCCTGCAAGCTGTGTGAGGCTGTCTGCCCTGCCCAG GCCATTACCATTGAGGCTGAGACTCGTGCAGACGGCAGCAGAAGAACCACTCGCTACGACATTGACATGACCAAGTGCATCTACTGTGGCTTCTGCCAGGAGGCCTGCCCTGTTGATGCTATTGTGGAG GGTCCAAACTTTGAGTTTGCTACGGAGACCCACGAGGAGTTGCTGTACAACAAAGAGAAGCTGCTGAACAATGGAGATCAGTGGGAGTCGGAGATTGCTGCCAACATACAGGCAGACTACCTCTATAGATAG
- the LOC135545898 gene encoding GTP-binding nuclear protein Ran isoform X1 codes for MSGNGLRSSLNLPRTQPFTLFRFVSTPGEHKKPTTHSTMAEGEPQVQFKLVLVGDGGTGKTTFVKRHLTGEFEKKYVATLGVEVHPLVFHTNRGAIKYNVWDTAGQEKFGGLRDGYYIQAQCAIIMFDVTSRVTYKNVPNWHRDLVRVCENIPIVLCGNKVDIKDRKVKAKSIVFHRKKNLQYYDISAKSNYNFEKPFLWLARKLIGDPNLEFVAMPALAPPEILMDPSLAAQYEHDLKVASETALPDEDDDL; via the exons ATGAGCGGAAACGGACTCAGGTCGTCGCTGAATCTCCCGCGGACGCAGCCATTTACTCTTTTCCGCTTCGTTTCAACGCCGG GAGAACATAAAAAACCCACGACACATTCCACAATGGCAGAGGGAGAGCCGCAGGTCCAGTTCAAG CTTGTGTTGGTTGGCGATGGGGGAACGGGAAAGACCACTTTCGTCAAAAGACATTTGACGGGAGAGTTTGAGAAGAAATATGTTG CCACGCTGGGAGTGGAGGTGCACCCGCTGGTATTCCACACCAACAGAGGGGCCATCAAATATAATGTGTGGGACACAGCCGGGCAGGAGAAGTTTGGAGGGCTCCGAGATGGCTACTACATCCAAG CCCAGTGCGCAATCATCATGTTTGACGTCACGTCCCGAGTCACCTACAAGAACGTACCCAACTGGCATCGTGATCTGGTGCGAGTCTGTGAGAACATTCCCATAGTCCTCTGCGGCAACAAGGTAGACATCAAAGACCGGAAAGTCAAAGCCAAGAGCATCGTATTCCATCGCAAGAAGAACCTCCAG tacTACGACATCTCTGCCAAGAGTAATTACAACTTTGAGAAGCCCTTCCTGTGGCTAGCACGGAAGCTGATTGGCGACCCCAACCTGGAGTTCGTGGCCATGCCCGCTCTCGCCCCACCAGAGATCCTCATGGACCCCTCCCTCGCAGCGCAGTACGAGCATGACCTCAAA gttGCATCAGAAACAGCGCTCCCAGATGAAGATGATGACCTTTAA